The proteins below come from a single Drosophila busckii strain San Diego stock center, stock number 13000-0081.31 chromosome X, ASM1175060v1, whole genome shotgun sequence genomic window:
- the LOC108604949 gene encoding mucin-5AC yields the protein MTCCKRLPGSLLALLCSLLLVAALPNIQGQAKLTAVGGGANYVQQLDKSFFQPPEIEQTIDEVQKILARDPALPRLTRGEIEELYEKVTREEYEKSIEAGDLSRADSMRALMLVLPFNTDNNTEENLQELYTRPPVTRVIDAYTPPNPIKFLTADPSAPPRSTVPGGNPAVAATTYKPSYNAAVRQQLQPTATTYHPPAPAPVMYQLAPALGMPSMQFQPLPQVQAPTQTQRYSSHYNAKQVEFRRKPQPSSSSSTVKPVADILESLGIGAAQSVASNHKRYAGEDYYAAESAPQPQVVAMADLRGMQGARIRPDAYANFKPLNIGEELRVKPEVAGYLTRFGIVKKAPKSLQKTQAATPTVEPTGAHTELSTATAKLPELAKLLQNLQELERLQSSKSSSSTTTTTSTTSTTTTPTPPTTLATLITHGAPMLIEAKKPRRRIDPHIDLNFGSQGNQQRTASGQDELAKLLQNLQELERLQFKPPSVSSSSTTAKPLEQLLLQQLQQQQQQPKPKPKPKPVKQQSLQLETPELLQLQRLLSDDSQLERLYEQARASKSSTARPSTSSSTTTTTTTTTPRTSSSSAAPTVNPLQFAALMTRVQQLEQQQQPSKQQQQLQNRQQHLERSNQLLLPDVQPHDYVQLQKLLSKVQELERVQLQSIATTATTTAAPARQLTSAASQRTHNVKSLSGTQIVYAQQPAEELELEQLKLQLPVYRQPASSTSKPLLSSSSEELQQYQQFFQGLQDAGERQLQPIYKSSKPTTTVKPKLKHRQSLAELQKLLYNTAQLQQLGVALPTELSQQLETQLQMSSTPTTSSSTTTTTTTSTTTTSAPATTALPIVSSTPIHDSSSPAVFSLTTSKPATPRFTPTRVSTASSLDLPVYSATKIIEAAIKRAANRIGVPTEQAPSLGQGFRRRSVQLEQQQAADEQQQQVGVLNGDLMAEFSELNYQLAQPAATPAPAAELSGNLSELQRLISNLQQLQQLNVSLTTGASTPDALYLQSQLAQATQSNKPRRQSANSTSSSTTTTSTTSTTTTTEQPERLSLNVSLDDTLDSSSPSSSTTEESRNGSLDDLADSFAPDPVAQEPPPAKKKNGFYFLADWNSFLEVGDGDDQVVVRLSPKIGDPRDFLPV from the exons atgACTTGCTGCAAGCGTCTGCCAGGAtcgctgctggcgttgctatgctcgctgctgctggtggcagcGCTGCCGAACATACAAGGGCAGGCCAAGCTCACAGCAGTGGGAGGAGGAGCAAACtatgtgcagcagctggacaaGAGTTTCTTTCAGCCGCCAGAGATCGAACAGACCATCGATGAGGTGCAGAAAATACTTGCAAGGGATCCAGCATTGCCGCGACTAACGCG CGGCGAGATCGAGGAGCTCTATGAGAAGGTGACACGCGAGGAGTACGAGAAGAGCATTGAGGCGGGCGATCTGAGCCGGGCGGACAGCATGCGAGCGCTGATGCTGGTGCTGCCCTTCAATACGGACAACAATACGGAGGAGAATCTGCAGGAGCTGTACACGCGGCCGCCTGTCACACGCGTCATTGATGCGTATACGCCACCAAATCCCATCAAATTTCTGACAGCCGATCCCAGTGCGCCGCCGCGAAGCACAGTGCCTGGTGGTAATCCCGCTGTAGCGGCGACCACATACAAGCCAAGCTACAATGCTGCAGTgcgtcagcagctgcagccaacagcaacgacGTATCAtccgccagcgccagcgccggTTATGTATCAGCTAGCGCCAGCGCTGGGCATGCCCAGCATGCAGTTTCAGCCGCTGCCCCAGGTGCAGGCGCCGACGCAGACGCAGCGCTACAGCTCACACTACAATGCGAAGCAGGTGGAGTTCAGACGCAAGccacagccaagcagcagcagcagcacagtgaAGCCAGTGGCGGATATTTTAGAAAGTTTGGGCATAGGCGCTGCGCAGTCGGTGGCGTCCAATCATAAGCGCTACGCTGGCGAGGATTACTATGCAGCTGAGAGTGCGCCGCAGCCGCAGGTGGTGGCCATGGCGGATTTGCGTGGCATGCAGGGCGCGCGCATTAGACCGGATGCCTATGCTAACTTTAAGCCACTAAACATAGGCGAGGAGCTGCGCGTTAAGCCGGAGGTGGCGGGTTATCTAACGCGCTTTGGCATTGTCAAAAAGGCGCCCAAGTCGCTGCAGAAAACGCAGGCAGCGACGCCCACAGTGGAACCAACAGGCGCGCATACGGAGCTgtccacagcaacagcaaagctgccagagctggccaagctgctgcagaaTTTGCAGGAGCTGGAGCGACTAcaaagcagcaagagcagcagcagcaccaccaccaccactagCACTACTAGCACCACAaccacgcccacgccgccTACAACGCTTGCAACGCTTATAACTCATGGCGCGCCCATGCTAATCGAAGCTAAGAAGCCACGTCGACGCATCGATCCGCATATTGATCTGAATTTTGGCAGCCAGGGCAATCAGCAGCGCACAGCGAGTGGACAGGAtgagctggccaagctgctgcagaaTCTGCAAGAGCTGGAGCGACTGCAGTTTAAGCCGCCAagcgttagcagcagcagcacaacagccaagccgctggagcagctgctgctgcagcaattgcagcaacagcaacagcagcctaagcccaagcccaagcctaAGCCTGTcaagcagcagtcgctgcagctggAAACGccagagctgctgcagctgcagcgcttgctTAGCGATGATAGCCAGCTGGAGCGGCTTTATGAGCAGGCgcgcgcaagcaaaagcagcacaGCTAgacccagcaccagcagcagcaccacaacgacaacaacaacaacaacgccacgcactagcagcagcagcgctgcgccTACAGTAAATCcgctgcaatttgctgctttaatgaCGCgcgtgcagcagctggagcagcagcagcagccgagcaagcagcagcagcaactacaaaacCGCCAGCAGCACTTGGAGCGCagcaatcagctgctgctgccggatGTGCAGCCACACGACTATGTGCAGCTGCAGAAGCTGCTAAGCAAAGTGCAGGAGCTGGAGCGCGTGCAGCTGCAGtccatagcaacaacagcaacaacaacagcagcgcccgCGCGTCAGCTAACCAGCGCCGCTTCACAGCGCACGCATAATGTGAAAAGCTTGAGCGgcacacaaattgtttatgcgcagcagccagcagaggagctggagctggagcagctcaaactgcagctgcctgTGTATAGACAACccgccagcagcaccagcaagccgctgcttagcagcagcagcgaggagctgcagcagtaTCAGCAATTCTTTCAAGGCTTGCAGGATGCAGGCGAGCGACAGCTGCAGCCCATttataaaagcagcaagcCAACAACTACAGTGAAGCCCAAGCTAAAGCACAGGCAAAGTCTTGCGGAGCTGCAAAAGCTGCTCTACAATacggcgcagctgcagcagctgggcgtggcactgccCACAGAGCTAAGTCAGCAGCTGGAAACGCAGCTGCAAATGAGCAGCACGccaacaaccagcagcagcaccacaacaacaacaaccacaagcaCAACAACCACCAGCGCACCAGCTACCACAGCTTTGCCCATTGTTAGCAGCACGCCCATTCACGATTCCAGCTCACCCGCTGTGTTCTCGCTCACCACCAGCAAACCCGCCACGCCGCGTTTTACACCCACGCGTGTTAGCACTGCCAGCAGCTTGGATTTGCCTGTTTACAGCGCCACCAAAATAATTGAAGCCGCTATCAAGCGCGCCGCCAATCGCATTGGTGTGCCCACTGAGCAGGCGCCCAGCTTGGGTCAAGGCTTTCGACGTCGCAGcgtgcagctggagcagcagcaggcagcagatgagcagcagcagcaggtgggCGTGCTCAATGGCGATTTAATGGCGGAATTCAGTGAGCTTAACTATCAGCTAGCGCAGCCAGCTGCTACGCCCGCGCCTGCAGCAGAGCTCTCCGGCAATCTCAGCGAGCTGCAGCGCTTGATtagcaatttgcagcagctgcagcagctcaatgttAGTCTCACCACTGGCGCTAGCACGCCGGATGCGCTTTACCTGCAGTCGCAGCTGGCGCAGGCAACGCAAAGCAACAAGCCACGTCGTCAAAGCGCCAatagcaccagcagcagcaccaccactaCCAGCACCACCTCGACCACCACCACAACGGAGCAGCCTGAGCGTCTTAGCTTAAATGTTAGCCTTGACGACACACTAGACAGCAGCTCGCCGTCCAGCAGCACCACAGAGGAGTCACGCAATGGCTCGCTGGATGATTTAGCCGACTCCTTTGCACCCGATCCGGTTGCGCAGGAGCCACCACCAGCTAAGAAAAAGAATGGCTTCTATTTTCTAGCCGATTGGAATTCCTTTTTGGAAGTTGGCGATGGTGATGATCAGGTCGTAGTGCGTTTAAGTCCCAAGATTGGTGATCCACGCGACTTTCTGCCCGTTTAG